CTGACTGTAAGGGTGTAAGGGTTTTTCGAGGATTTTATTCATGGGAGAGATCTCGACGATCTTTCCGGCATACATGATCATCATCCTGTCTGCGATCTGTCTCACGGTGGCTATGTCGTGCGTGATGAAGAAGATGCTCCTTATAATCCCCTGTCGCTTCATCCTTATGAGCACCTTCAGAAACACCTTCTGGTTCACGACATCGAGCGCGGAAGTTGGTTCATCCGCGATGAGTAACTTTGGATTCAGCAACGTTGCAATGGCTATGACGGCCCTCTGTTTCATACCGCCGCTGAACTCGAAGGGGTATCTCTTCAGCCACTTCAAGTCGAGCCCGACTTCCTCGAACCTCTCTTTCGCCTTCGCGAGCAACTCCTTTTCAGAGATTCCGTGCGATTCTGCTAGATGCTGTATGTAAGTTTCTATCCTTATCGTTGGCATGAGTGCGTTCATGGCGGACTGCGGAATGATCGAGATCTCCTTGCCCCAAAGTTTCTTCTTCACTTCTTCTCTCGACAGGGTCGACATCTCCCAGGTTTGACCGTTGGATTTGAGAAAGATCTTGCCACCGATCAGCGTGAGTGGCCGATTTATGTTCATGAAAAGAACGTTCGAAAGCGTCGATTTGCCGCAACCAGATTCGCCGACGACTCCGACGACTTCGTCTTCGAAGATCTCGAAGGAAACTCCGTCCACCGCCTTGACGAATATCTTTCCAAGCTTGTAGTAGGCTTTGACATCCTGCGCCCGCAA
Above is a window of Thermotoga sp. Ku-13t DNA encoding:
- a CDS encoding ABC transporter ATP-binding protein, producing MSVNTLLRAQDVKAYYKLGKIFVKAVDGVSFEIFEDEVVGVVGESGCGKSTLSNVLFMNINRPLTLIGGKIFLKSNGQTWEMSTLSREEVKKKLWGKEISIIPQSAMNALMPTIRIETYIQHLAESHGISEKELLAKAKERFEEVGLDLKWLKRYPFEFSGGMKQRAVIAIATLLNPKLLIADEPTSALDVVNQKVFLKVLIRMKRQGIIRSIFFITHDIATVRQIADRMMIMYAGKIVEISPMNKILEKPLHPYSQGLLNSVLTPEPEVKKRGIVVIPGAPPNLVDPPTGCRFHPRCPYAMDICVKQEPALVEIEPNVKVACFLYTGEKA